A window of Nerophis ophidion isolate RoL-2023_Sa linkage group LG17, RoL_Noph_v1.0, whole genome shotgun sequence contains these coding sequences:
- the sec16a gene encoding protein transport protein Sec16A isoform X1, translated as MQPPPQTGLPRASGPPPPSGPNMFRRTRPQKAAAGIASHSMPPSTQPMTDPFAFVRGPPPSMAADGFPVPNSTSLLLQAPPDTTSTLVGLGLPPLPHTLENVPAAPSAPLPSSLPGVPMFSPHSAANPGAYPAPSHTVYAPSHSEQSYLNSRAQPTFMATEPPSVPSAPVQSQTFNQDIHGQSPPQFVSFQPLPPATTSSHRSSDHGSRPPSVQNYFQPTNDPPQQPFMYPSNTPTPPTQLGHPQIQNPIPHQNLVNAPSSQWAGPNTTQQNNSHSHNQTYQMPSSAPHEPWFNQAPRDPAYHQMGTAPVHLQPNSDSRAHQASNTAPQNGGSASATVSYSQNSGTLSMFFNDNDVENEETLAGERSNVINGIPESLQPVSKPRVVPPAHNVPADVPFDNQGSCFQDNSHIPYMSDGNATPHANSSDSHYDHVENFECVPNQEVLPSETQDTLEVNTFETGPNLETPDSIPRPMRSASASSNYSNMSHGSGTVSRLHPGVVGTFIQQESPRPTDDTNSPPATSAAAGGYFEQIDSFPAGDVATQQKSSEQMLSATPSPPKPTGNFQASANSSFEPVRSHGVGVRPIEIDRAKMVAEAGTDAASGNLEQPPDNMENIYGPGHPLPVGVPHLSNPTVQSLSRPSSRTFGASRPCDSPATTLWAHGDPTSLATNILLVPAAPTVLAPLREPSADVIQPPEDGPLELHPQRIQPTPQQHLENLENPPKVSELDASDSQGNLGYASLLLSDSLQQPVLIAPPVSNYNVIPPTAPVQGASQGTPTVRTKSAGTSHSTALPQNQNPLCSPASTSNPAPLDLTLDGEAATSGVASSQPHTVRPPFSQGQSLSVDPHFGHQVNYATSLAAASVTNHNQPSNYELLDFSMHQSQSKNQAPSHPPALHESPQFSNGFYMQVTKDAQRGVRVEENVQVQPASSSTTQVPLASSSIPGARPTSAANTPQPQLEPPRRPESNETTQRQSVSAVPMEGAPPLSGQYPNPVLGPATAGAGPATAGALPAAGPRPATGPPGPPGALPHGSSQLAPAEPPRPPSSAGSQQGYGVPHPGSGQMYGSYYGSYGEYPDGLASYAPGPYPPGDPRAQQYYHDGSNRGRGDPWFGRYEGPNPAYRDPNYQYKEPQQERPNSRASQYSDRPPSRQGYPDDYHRANQSAYDEYYANYAKHYEYAGYNYGQIDPRYRAYYDQSYWSTYDDSYRGRENYYNQQMYPTRKEGYDDQWRYYPGYDSSFDDDYRRRGEAYNDDFDRRSVHSEQSAHSGHSSHSHHSRRSSFSSRSQQSQVYRSQPDLVSAGYDATSSTLAVDYSYGQYPNQTDASQNYEQYLYPSGYKADSTWVATEQPPPRPVTPEKFTMPHRCARFGPGGHLVQVLPNLPSAGQPALVDIHNLETMMQKTSDQEELRAFPGPLLKEETHKVDVIKFSQNKALACSYDDNLLDRDSARLLWDFIVLLCRQNGTVVGTDIADLLLKEHRSVWLPGKSPNEANLIDFNNEPLARAEEEPGTGPLSLLSDTFMTVPENVGKETERFRELLLFGRKKDALEAAMKGGLWGHALLLASKMDNRTHARVMTRFANSLPINDPLQTVYQLMSGRMPASATCCGEAKWGDWRPHLAMVLSNLTHTLDLDTRTITTMGDTLASKGLIDAAHFCYLMAQVGLGVYTKKSTKMVLIGSNHSLSFFDFATNEAIQRTEAYEYAQSLGSQPCSLPNFQVFKLIYACRLAEAGLSAQAFHYCEVISRTVLMQPSHYSPVFISQVIQMSEKLRFFDPQLKERPEQEWFNEPDWLIQLRQLDGQIRTGAITYNPDRITPTQFSSSSPSSDLEHPSPAEPYNMSMDVDGPTADNPLMSSLLPGSPPQGVQLMPPAPTSILQDGMAQSQPPGNMPEFYPVPPSGAPGHIPMSGYPPQDPTYGHPHFHPPPEQSEMYPGAYQQPCHSPSQVSQMSPLMPPPQVPHSPVQMSHQLPAHMPPSPGHVPSHEPPSHIHHEMHMTQSISSSPRKFSLTPQMDFYDHMAQLGPGRRSRTTSQSSVHRASGRRSRTTSESSTHSGGRERSNSAVKQASPPPPSIPEQPRKEETKKAKKDSPKKSGGGVGWLTWLYRKGKNEAHLPDDKNKSIVWDGTKQKWVDLNEPEEESKLLPPPPPGFPKMAPMPAVAGPASSPSSGPPVNMFSRRAGIRSRYVDVLNPGVAAKPAGLAPAPPMDLFAPLAPMSMPANLFVPSSAPYDQQPLEGSEGSNQEQTSSNSSVPQMFNPTLLPPVPQGPSVHDGSLSGELSRSSSMSSLSREVSQHLNQSRPSLRNASVGGGTFS; from the exons ATGCAGCCTCCTCCTCAGACTGGACTTCCGAGAGCTTCCGGCCCCCCTCCTCCTTCTGGGCCCAATATGTTCCGCAGGACCAGGCCTCAAAAGGCTGCGGCAGGGATAGCGTCTCACTCAATGCCACCTTCTACCCAACCCATGACGGATCCCTTTGCTTTTGTCCGAGGTCCCCCTCCTTCTATGGCTGCAGATGGTTTCCCAGTACCAAACAGCACCTCTCTTTTATTGCAAGCCCCACCTGACACCACCTCTACCCTGGTGGGTTTAGGTTTGCCTCCGCTGCCGCACACATTGGAGAATGTCCCAGCTGCTCCATCTGCCCCCTTGCCGTCCTCTCTGCCCGGCGTGCCCATGTTCAGCCCTCATAGTGCAGCCAATCCTGGAGCTTATCCTGCCCCAAGTCATACTGTTTATGCCCCTTCACATTCTGAACAGAGTTACCTTAACTCGAGAGCGCAACCGACATTCATGGCCACAGAACCGCCGTCTGTGCCGTCAGCTCCAGTACAAAGTCAGACTTTTAATCAGGATATTCACGGGCAGTCTCCTCCTCAGTTTGTCTCCTTTCAGCCTTTGCCTCCTGCTACCACTTCTTCCCATAGGTCTTCTGACCATGGAAGTCGCCCCCCATCTGTTCAGAATTATTTTCAGCCTACCAATGACCCTCCACAACAGCCTTTTATGTACCCGTCGAATACTCCCACCCCTCCAACACAACTTGGTCATCCCCAAATACAGAATCCTATTCCTCATCAGAACCTTGTAAACGCCCCCAGCTCTCAATGGGCTGGACCAAATACAACCCAACAGAATAACTCACATTCCCACAACCAGACCTACCAAATGCCCAGTTCTGCCCCGCATGAGCCATGGTTCAACCAAGCGCCACGTGACCCAGCCTACCACCAAATGGGAACTGCCCCGGTCCATCTGCAGCCAAACTCTGATAGTAGAGCCCATCAAGCGTCAAACACAGCTCCCCAGAATGGCGGCTCTGCCTCAGCAACAGTCTCATACTCACAGAATTCTGGCACACTCTCTATGTTTTTTAATGACAATGATGTAGAAAATGAAGAAACTTTGGCTGGAGAGAGAAGTAATGTCATAAATGGTATTCCTGAATCTTTGCAACCTGTGAGTAAGCCACGAGTTGTTCCACCTGCCCACAATGTTCCTGCAGATGTTCCGTTTGATAACCAAGGATCATGTTTTCAGGACAATTCTCACATACCATACATGAGTGACGGAAATGCCACACCACATGCAAATTCCTCTGATTCCCATTATGACCATGTAGAGAACTTTGAATGTGTCCCAAATCAGGAGGTATTGCCCAGTGAAACTCAAGATACTCTTGAAGTTAACACATTTGAAACTGGGCCTAACCTGGAGACTCCTGATTCTATTCCCAGACCAATGAGGTCTGCTAGTGCATCATCTAACTACAGTAATATGAGTCACGGAAGTGGGACTGTTAGCCGTCTACATCCGGGTGTAGTTGGTACCTTTATTCAGCAGGAAAGCCCTCGACCTACTGATGATACAAACTCTCCTCCTGCCACTTCTGCTGCTGCTGGAGGTTACTTTGAACAGATTGACTCTTTTCCAGCTGGAGATGTGGCAACGCAGCAGAAGTCTTCGGAGCAGATGTTGTCCGCAACACCGAGCCCCCCAAAACCAACCGGCAACTTTCAGGCCAGTGCAAACAGCTCCTTTGAGCCTGTTCGCTCACATGGGGTCGGGGTGCGGCCAATCGAGATTGATAGAGCAAAAATGGTTGCAGAAGCTGGCACTGACGCTGCTTCTGGCAACCTGGAGCAGCCACCAGATAATATGGAAAATATTTATGGGCCAGGACACCCTCTCCCTGTCGGTGTTCCTCACCTGTCAAACCCCACAGTTCAGTCACTCTCACGACCCTCATCGCGTACTTTTGGTGCCAGTCGGCCATGTGACAGCCCCGCTACTACTTTATGGGCTCACGGTGACCCTACGAGCTTGGCCACTAACATTCTTTTAGTGCCTGCCGCCCCGACTGTTCTTGCACCTCTAAGGGAGCCTAGTGCTGATGTCATTCAGCCTCCAGAGGATGGCCCACTGGAACTTCATCCTCAGAGAATCCAACCAACACCACAGCAACATTTAGAGAACCTTGAAAACCCACCAAAGGTGAGTGAGTTAGATGCATCAGACTCCCAAGGCAACCTGGGCTACGCCTCTCTCCTGCTTTCCGATTCGCTACAGCAGCCTGTTCTGATTGCGCCACCTGTGTCTAATTACAATGTAATCCCCCCTACTGCCCCTGTGCAAGGGGCAAGTCAGGGTACCCCAACTGTGAGAACAAAAAGTGCAGGTACATCCCACTCAACTGCACTGCCCCAGAATCAGAATCCACTTTGCTCACCTGCCTCTACCTCAAACCCTGCCCCGCTCGATCTGACCCTCGACGGAGAAGCGGCAACTTCAGGAGTGGCTTCGTCACAACCTCATACAGTCCGTCCGCCTTTTTCTCAAGGCCAGTCATTGAGTGTAGACCCCCACTTTGGCCACCAAGTTAATTATGCGACTTCTCTTGCCGCTGCTTCTGTCACCAATCACAATCAGCCCTCAAATTATGAACTGCTTGATTTTTCTATGCACCAATCACAAAGCAAAAATCAAGCACCTAGCCATCCTCCGGCTTTACACGAGTCTCCACAGTTTAGTAATGGATTTTACATGCAGGTCACCAAAGATGCACAGCGAGGGGTAAGAGTGGAAGAGAATGTACAGGTACAGCCAGCTTCATCATCCACCACACAGGTGCCACTGGCATCTTCATCAATTCCAGGAGCCCGACCGACGTCAGCTGCTAACACTCCGCAGCCACAACTGGAACCTCCAAGAAGGCCAGAATCAAATGAAACAACACAGAGACAAAGTGTGTCAGCTGTTCCAATGGAGGGAGCACCGCCACTGTCTGGCCAGTATCCAAATCCAGTACTTGGTCCTGCCACTGCAGGTGCTGGTCCTGCTACTGCAGGTGCTCTTCCTGCTGCAGGTCCACGCCCTGCTACAGGTCCACCTGGACCTCCTGGGGCACTGCCTCATGGGTCTTCCCAGCTAGCTCCAGCTGAGCCACCTCGACCACCTTCTTCTGCTGGCAGTCAGCAGGGTTATGGTGTCCCTCATCCTGGGTCGGGGCAGATGTACGGAAGCTATTATGGAAGCTATGGAGAATACCCAGATGGCCTAGCATCGTATGCTCCTGGGCCATACCCACCTGGGGATCCTAGAGCTCAGCAGTATTATCAC GATGGATCAAATAGAGGCAGAGGAGATCCGTGGTTTGGCAGATACGAGGGCCCGAACCCAGCATACCGTGACCCAAACTATCAGTATAAAGAGCCTCAGCAGGAGCGACCCAATTCCAGGGCTAGTCAGTATTCTGATAGACCACCATCCAG GCAAGGCTATCCTGATGACTACCACAGAGCGAACCAAAGTGCCTATGATGAATATTATGCAAATTACGCCAAACACTATGAATATGCAG GATACAACTATGGACAAATTGATCCCAGATACAGAGCATATTATGACCAGTCCTACTGGTCCACTTATGATGACAGCTACAGAGGGAGAGAAAACTACTACAATCAACAAATGTATCCTACTAG GAAAGAAGGCTATGATGACCAGTGGCGGTACTACCCTGGTTATGATAGTAGTTTCGATGATGATTACCGCCGGCGTGGAGAGGCATACAATGACGACTTTGACCGACGCAGTGTACATAGTGAGCAGTCGGCACACAGCGGGCACAGCTCTCATAGCCACCACAGCAGGCGTAGCAGTTTCAGCTCAAGGTCGCAACAG AGTCAGGTGTACAGGAGCCAGCCAGACTTGGTGTCAGCAGGCTATGATGCCACATCATCCACTTTAGCAGTGGATTATTCCTACGGACAGTATCCCAACCAGACGGATGCCTCCCAGAACTACGAGCAGTATCTGTATCCCTCTGGCTACAAAGCAGACAGCACCTGGGTTGCCACTGAACAGC CGCCACCACGTCCAGTAACCCCAGAGAAGTTTACAATGCCCCACCGTTGTGCCCGCTTTGGACCTGGTGGTCATCTGGTTCAGGTTCTGCCTAATCTTCCCTCAGCTGGTCAACCTGCTCTTGTTGATATTCACAACCTTGAG ACTATGATGCAGAAAACTTCGGATCAGGAAGAACTACGAGCCTTTCCTGGACCTCTTCTTAA GGAGGAAACTCACAAGGTTGACGTTATAAAGTTCTCCCAGAATAAAGCACTGGCATGTTCCTATGACGACAACCTCTTAGACCGGGACTCTGCTCGCCTACTTTGGGACTTTATTGTTTTGCTGTGTAGACAAAATGGG ACTGTAGTTGGCACAGATATTGCTGACCTGTTGTTGAAAGAGCATCGCTCTGTGTGGCTACCCGGCAAGAGTCCTAATGAAGCAAATTTAATTGATTTCAACAATGAACCACTGGCAAGAGCGGAGGAGGAGCCAGGAACTGGGCCGCTGTCCCTTCTGTCAGACACTTTCATGACGGTCCCAGAAAACGTTGGCAAAGAAACTGAACGCTTTAGAGAGTTGCTATTGTTTGGCCGCAAGAAG GATGCACTTGAAGCTGCTATGAAGGGAGGTCTCTGGGGACACGCCCTCCTTTTGGCCAGCAAGATGGACAACAGGACACACGCACGTGTAATGACAAG GTTCGCCAACAGTTTGCCTATTAATGACCCTCTCCAGACAGTGTATCAGCTCATGTCAGGGAGAATGCCTGCATCAGCTACT TGTTGCGGTGAGGCAAAGTGGGGCGATTGGCGCCCTCACCTGGCCATGGTGCTATCAAACCTGACACACACGTTGGACCTTGATACACGCACTATCACAACTATGGGAGACACTCTTG CTTCAAAGGGGCTCATTGATGCAGCACACTTCTGCTACTTGATGGCTCAAGTTGGCCTTGGTGTATACACGAAAAAGAGCACCAAGATGGTTCTGATAGGCTCCAACCACAG TTTGTCTTTCTTCGACTTTGCAACCAACGAAGCAATCCAGAGGACAGAAGCCTATGAGTACGCTCAATCTCTGGGCTCCCAGCCTTGCTCACTGCCCAATTTTCAG GTTTTCAAGTTGATCTATGCATGCCGTTTGGCTGAAGCAGGTCTGAGTGCACAGGCCTTCCACTACTGTGAAGTCATCTCTCGGACTGTCCTTATGCAGCCGTCCCATTACTCCCCCGTTTTCATTAGCCAAGTCATCCAG ATGTCTGAAAAGCTCCGATTCTTTGACCCACAACTGAAAGAGAGGCCAGAGCAGGAATGGTTCAATGAGCCAGATTGGCTGATCCAGCTCAGACAGCTGGATGGGCAGATCAGG ACTGGGGCAATTACTTATAACCCCGACAGAATTACTCCAACACAGTTTTCCAGCAGCAGCCCAAGCTCAGATCTCGAGCACCCCAGTCCAGCTGAACCTTACAACATGTCAATGGATGTGGATGGCCCCACCGCTGACAATCCATTGATGAGCTCATTGCTGCCTGGGTCTCCACCACAGGGTGTACAGCTGATGCCGCCAG CTCCTACCTCCATTCTCCAAGATGGAATGGCCCAGTCTCAGCCCCCTGGCAACATGCCTGAATTCTACCCAGTTCCACCAAGTGGAGCACCCGGACATATTCCTATGTCAGGCTACCCTCCTCAGGATCCCACATATGGTCATCCCCACTTCCATCCTCCACCTGAGCAGTCAGAAATGTATCCAGGAGCTTATCAGCAACCATGCCACTCACCCTCTCAAGTGAGCCAGATGTCACCACTCATGCCCCCACCCCAGGTGCCGCATTCACCGGTGCAAATGAGCCATCAGCTGCCTGCGCACATGCCACCGTCACCTGGGCATGTTCCCTCCCACGAGCCCCCGTCTCACATCCACCATGAGATGCATATGACTCAATCAATATCCAGCTCCCCACGCAAATTCTCCCTCACACCTCAGATGGACTTCTATGACCACATGGCACAGCTG GGTCCCGGAAGGAGATCCAGGACTACTTCGCAGTCTTCGGTGCACCGG GCTTCGGGGCGTCGTTCTCGTACTACATCTGAGTCTTCGACTCATTCCGGAGGGCGTGAGAGAAGTAATTCGGCTGTCAAGCAGGCCTCTCCTCCGCCTCCCTCTATTCCTGAACAGCCCCGCAAAGAGGAGACGAAGAAAGCTAAAAAGGACTCCCCCAAAAAG AGTGGTGGCGGCGTGGGCTGGCTGACGTGGCTTTACAGGAAGGGCAAGAATGAGGCTCACTTACCAGATGATAAAAACAAATCT ATTGTGTGGGACGGAACGAAGCAGAAATGGGTAGACTTAAACGAGCCAGAGGAGGAG AGTAAGCTCCTTCCACCACCTCCTCCTGGGTTCCCCAAGATGGCTCCCATGCCTGCTGTTGCAGGGCCTGCATCATCCCCAAGCAGCGGTCCTCCAGTAAACATGTTCTCCAGGAGAGCCG GCATTAGGAGTCGATATGTGGATGTGCTCAACCCCGGTGTAGCTGCTAAACCAGCCGGATTGGCTCCTGCTCCTCCTATGGACCTTTTTGCTCCTCTTGCACCAATGTCAATGCCTGCAAACCTATTTGTGCCTAGTTCAG CTCCCTATGATCAACAACCTCTAGAGGGCAGTGAAGGGTCGAATCAGGAACAGACCTCATCAAACAGCTCGGTTCCACAG ATGTTCAATCCAACGCTGTTACCGCCTGTCCCACAAGGTCCTTCTGTGCATGATGGGTCGCTTTCTGGAGAG CTCTCACGTTCTAGCTCAATGAGTTCTTTATCACGCGAAGTGAGTCAGCATTTAAACCAG AGTCGTCCAAGCCTGAGGAATGCATCTGTAGGGGGTGGCACCTTTTCGTAA